One Roseomonas gilardii subsp. gilardii genomic region harbors:
- a CDS encoding DUF2272 domain-containing protein: protein MRKLLILAILLLPTACATPPPTAAPPERLIPEVRDPGRAPLVHAAVREWEAWGKLVLTGWEPVLDGHAIPSPANFPRVLAYWEAVPGNRGVARQHQRLHDALMLAMAQDGQEPVEPAISLWAYPFWSAAFISYVMEQAGIGEADFTPSARHAAYIDGLLARASWDPEGAAFRPRAPEEYAPQPGDLLCADRSTGNQLLSWAERMAETGAFRPMHCDVVVSGQPGLVQAIGGNVRDAVVLRRLPADEKGRVKPAPYGEAGFFVVFENRLGQRGMARHEGRPAPASPDGLATLSAAAPSDGLMEDR from the coding sequence GTGCGCAAGCTCCTGATCCTGGCGATTCTCCTCCTTCCCACGGCCTGCGCCACCCCTCCCCCCACCGCCGCCCCGCCCGAAAGGCTGATCCCCGAGGTCCGCGACCCCGGCCGCGCGCCGCTGGTCCATGCCGCGGTCCGCGAATGGGAGGCCTGGGGGAAGCTGGTGCTCACGGGGTGGGAGCCGGTGCTGGACGGCCATGCGATCCCCTCCCCCGCCAACTTCCCCCGCGTCCTCGCCTATTGGGAGGCGGTGCCGGGCAACCGTGGCGTGGCGCGGCAGCACCAGCGGCTGCATGACGCGCTGATGCTGGCCATGGCCCAGGACGGGCAGGAGCCGGTGGAGCCCGCCATCTCGCTCTGGGCCTATCCCTTCTGGTCCGCCGCCTTCATCAGCTACGTGATGGAACAGGCCGGGATCGGCGAGGCGGACTTCACCCCCTCCGCCCGGCATGCCGCCTATATCGATGGGCTGCTGGCGCGCGCCTCCTGGGACCCGGAGGGCGCGGCCTTCCGGCCCCGCGCGCCGGAGGAATACGCGCCGCAGCCGGGCGACCTGCTCTGCGCCGACCGCTCCACCGGCAACCAGTTGCTGAGCTGGGCCGAGCGGATGGCGGAAACGGGGGCCTTCCGGCCGATGCATTGCGACGTGGTGGTGTCGGGCCAGCCAGGGCTGGTGCAGGCGATCGGCGGCAATGTGCGCGACGCGGTGGTGCTGCGCCGCCTGCCGGCGGATGAGAAGGGCCGGGTGAAACCGGCGCCGTACGGGGAGGCTGGATTCTTCGTGGTGTTCGAGAACCGGTTGGGACAGCGCGGCATGGCGCGGCATGAGGGCAGGCCGGCGCCGGCCTCTCCGGATGGGCTGGCGACCCTCTCCGCCGCGGCGCCTTCCGACGGCCTCATGGAGGATCGCTGA
- the fabD gene encoding ACP S-malonyltransferase, which yields MALAFVFPGQGSQAVGMGRELAAAFAPAREVFEAVDETLKQNLSRLMFEGPIEELTLTANAQPALMAVSLAALRVLESEGGFALRDKAALVAGHSLGEYSALAAAGSFDVPTAARLLRLRGEAMQKAVPAGIGAMAALLGAEAEQARAICERAAADPETGRREVAEMANDNGGGQVVISGHKGAIERAIEIAKAEGIKRAMLLPVSAPFHCSLMAPAADAMGEALERATVNAPAVPVVANVTAAKVTAPAQIRELLVKQVTGSVRWRESVAAMVAMGCDRFVEIGAGKVLTGLMKRNAPDATAMACGTPAEIEAVLKAL from the coding sequence ATGGCCCTCGCCTTCGTGTTTCCGGGACAGGGCAGCCAGGCTGTCGGCATGGGCCGGGAGCTGGCCGCCGCCTTCGCGCCGGCGCGCGAGGTCTTCGAGGCGGTGGACGAGACGCTGAAGCAGAACCTCTCGCGCCTGATGTTCGAGGGGCCGATCGAGGAGCTGACGCTGACCGCCAATGCCCAGCCGGCGCTGATGGCCGTCTCGCTGGCGGCCCTGCGGGTGCTGGAGAGCGAGGGCGGCTTCGCGCTGCGTGACAAGGCGGCGCTGGTGGCCGGGCATTCGCTCGGCGAGTACAGCGCCCTGGCCGCCGCCGGCAGCTTCGACGTGCCGACCGCCGCGCGGCTGCTGCGCCTGCGTGGCGAGGCCATGCAGAAGGCGGTGCCGGCGGGGATCGGCGCCATGGCGGCCCTGCTGGGCGCCGAGGCGGAGCAGGCCCGCGCGATCTGCGAGCGCGCCGCCGCCGATCCGGAGACGGGCCGGCGCGAGGTGGCCGAGATGGCCAACGACAATGGTGGCGGCCAGGTGGTGATCTCCGGCCACAAGGGCGCCATCGAGCGGGCCATCGAGATCGCGAAGGCCGAAGGGATCAAGCGCGCCATGCTGCTCCCCGTTTCCGCGCCCTTCCACTGCTCCCTGATGGCCCCGGCCGCGGATGCGATGGGTGAGGCGCTGGAGCGCGCCACCGTGAACGCCCCCGCCGTGCCGGTGGTGGCCAATGTGACCGCCGCCAAGGTGACGGCCCCGGCGCAGATCCGCGAGCTGCTGGTGAAGCAGGTCACCGGCTCGGTGCGCTGGCGCGAAAGCGTGGCGGCGATGGTGGCCATGGGCTGCGACCGCTTCGTCGAGATCGGCGCCGGCAAGGTGCTGACCGGGCTGATGAAGCGCAACGCGCCGGACGCCACGGCCATGGCCTGCGGCACGCCGGCGGAGATCGAGGCGGTGCTGAAGGCCCTCTGA
- the fabG gene encoding 3-oxoacyl-[acyl-carrier-protein] reductase — MFRLDGKAALVTGATGGIGAAIARALHAQGAEVALTGRRESELAALAEALGERVTVIPADLSDPEAPAALVEKVEAELGGLDILVNNAGLTRDGLALRMGDKDWSDVLEVDLTAPFRLARASLRGMMKRRAGRIVSIASIVGVTGNPGQANYAAAKAGLIGMSKSLAQEVATRGVTVNVVAPGFVKTAMTDALNEAQKGAIMARIPMQKMGLPEDIAAAVAYLASDEAGWVTGQTLHVNGGMAMI, encoded by the coding sequence ATGTTCCGACTGGACGGAAAGGCGGCGCTGGTCACGGGCGCCACGGGCGGCATCGGTGCCGCGATCGCGCGGGCGCTGCATGCCCAGGGCGCGGAAGTGGCGCTGACCGGCCGGCGGGAGAGCGAACTCGCCGCCCTGGCCGAGGCGCTGGGCGAACGGGTGACGGTGATCCCGGCCGACCTTTCCGACCCCGAGGCGCCGGCGGCGCTGGTGGAGAAGGTCGAGGCCGAGCTCGGCGGGCTGGACATCCTGGTGAACAACGCCGGGCTGACCCGCGACGGGCTGGCGCTGCGCATGGGCGACAAGGACTGGTCGGATGTCCTGGAGGTGGACCTGACGGCGCCCTTCCGCCTAGCGCGGGCCTCGCTGCGCGGGATGATGAAGCGCCGCGCGGGGCGGATCGTCTCCATCGCCTCCATCGTCGGCGTCACCGGCAATCCGGGCCAGGCGAACTACGCGGCGGCCAAGGCCGGGCTGATCGGCATGAGCAAGTCCCTGGCCCAGGAGGTCGCCACCCGCGGCGTGACCGTGAACGTGGTCGCGCCGGGCTTCGTGAAGACCGCCATGACCGATGCGCTGAACGAGGCACAGAAGGGCGCCATCATGGCCCGCATCCCCATGCAGAAGATGGGCCTGCCCGAGGATATCGCCGCCGCCGTGGCCTATCTGGCCTCCGACGAGGCCGGCTGGGTGACCGGCCAGACCCTGCATGTGAATGGCGGGATGGCGATGATCTGA
- a CDS encoding acyl carrier protein gives MSETADKVKKIVVEHLGVEESKVNEGASFIDDLGADSLDTVELVMAFEEAFGVEIPDDAAEKITTVGDAIKYIEEHKTA, from the coding sequence ATGAGCGAAACCGCCGACAAGGTGAAGAAGATCGTTGTCGAGCACCTGGGCGTCGAGGAGTCCAAGGTGAACGAGGGCGCCTCCTTCATCGACGACCTGGGCGCTGACAGCCTCGACACCGTCGAGCTGGTGATGGCCTTTGAGGAGGCTTTCGGCGTCGAGATCCCCGACGACGCGGCCGAGAAGATCACCACCGTCGGTGACGCCATCAAGTACATCGAGGAGCACAAGACCGCCTGA
- the fabF gene encoding beta-ketoacyl-ACP synthase II, producing the protein MGIASPLGLGVEHVWKRLLAGESGIGPISSFDAKDLPARIAGQVPAGTRAEGGLDLNEWIPVKDQKKMDRFIHLAMVAAAEAVEDSGWAPQTDEDRWGTGVMIGSGIGGLPAIYETSLLISQGKAKRISPFFIPSALINLASGHVSIRYGFQGPNHSAVTACATGVHALGDAARLIALGDAEVMVAGGTEAAVAEIGVAGFCAARALSTGFNDRPTEASRPWDKDRDGFVMGEGAGVLVLEELEHAKKRGAKIYGEVIGYGMSGDAHHITAPAEGHDGAYRAMKACLRSARMTPGDIQYINAHGTSTPMGDDLELEAVERMWGGAAERVAMSSTKSAIGHLLGAAGAVEGIFSLLAIRDNVAPPTLNLHEPSKPSAINRVPLAAQERRIDVALSNSFGFGGTNASILFRRAP; encoded by the coding sequence ATGGGGATCGCCAGCCCGCTCGGGCTCGGCGTGGAACATGTCTGGAAGCGCCTGCTCGCGGGCGAGAGCGGCATCGGCCCGATCAGTTCCTTCGACGCGAAGGACCTGCCGGCCCGCATCGCCGGCCAGGTCCCGGCCGGCACGCGCGCCGAGGGCGGCCTGGATCTGAACGAATGGATCCCGGTCAAGGACCAGAAGAAGATGGATCGCTTCATCCATCTGGCGATGGTCGCGGCGGCCGAGGCGGTCGAGGACAGCGGCTGGGCGCCCCAGACCGACGAGGACCGCTGGGGCACCGGCGTGATGATCGGCTCGGGCATCGGCGGGCTGCCCGCCATCTACGAGACCTCGCTGCTGATCAGCCAGGGCAAGGCCAAGCGGATCTCGCCCTTCTTCATCCCCTCCGCGCTGATCAACCTGGCCTCCGGCCATGTCTCGATCCGCTACGGCTTCCAGGGGCCGAACCACAGCGCGGTGACCGCCTGCGCCACGGGCGTGCATGCCCTGGGCGATGCGGCGCGCCTCATCGCGCTGGGTGATGCCGAGGTGATGGTGGCCGGCGGGACGGAAGCGGCGGTGGCCGAGATCGGCGTGGCCGGTTTCTGCGCCGCCCGGGCCCTCTCCACCGGCTTCAACGACCGCCCCACCGAGGCCTCGCGCCCCTGGGACAAGGACCGCGACGGCTTCGTCATGGGCGAGGGCGCGGGCGTCCTGGTCCTGGAGGAGCTGGAGCACGCGAAGAAGCGCGGCGCGAAGATCTATGGCGAGGTGATCGGCTACGGCATGTCCGGCGACGCCCATCACATCACCGCCCCGGCCGAGGGCCATGACGGCGCCTACCGCGCCATGAAGGCCTGCCTGCGCTCGGCGCGGATGACGCCTGGCGACATCCAGTACATCAACGCCCACGGCACCAGCACGCCCATGGGCGACGACCTGGAGCTGGAGGCGGTGGAGCGCATGTGGGGCGGGGCGGCGGAGCGGGTGGCGATGTCCTCCACCAAGTCGGCCATCGGCCATCTGCTCGGCGCGGCGGGCGCGGTGGAGGGGATCTTCTCGCTCCTCGCCATCCGGGACAATGTCGCCCCGCCGACGCTGAACCTGCATGAGCCCTCGAAGCCCAGCGCGATCAACCGCGTGCCGCTGGCGGCGCAAGAGCGGCGGATCGACGTGGCGCTGTCGAACTCCTTCGGTTTCGGTGGCACCAACGCCTCGATCCTGTTCCGCAGGGCCCCCTGA
- the mltG gene encoding endolytic transglycosylase MltG has translation MRLLRILLLSLLVLALLGGGAGWWAWNRYQAPGPLADARAIVIPPGGTQAIADTLRDAGAIGDERGFALAAWATRQEGPLRAGEYLFPAHGSLREVLGVLREAKPVQRRLTIPEGLNASQIAALINAAEGMTGDVPPLEEGAVLPDTYAYQWGDSRAGLLRRAERAMRQALAEAWEKRAPDLPLATPREALILASIVERETGRADERARVAGVFINRLRRGMPLQSDPTVAYAAADGGVLDRGLTRADLERDHPFNTYRNRGLTPAPIASPGLASIQAVLHPEDTDALYFVADGTGGHVFARSLEEHNRNVARWRALTRTPPGSPAAVPGTADP, from the coding sequence TTGCGTCTCCTGCGTATCCTCCTGCTGTCCCTGCTCGTGCTGGCCCTCCTTGGCGGGGGCGCGGGCTGGTGGGCCTGGAACCGCTATCAGGCACCGGGGCCACTGGCCGATGCCCGTGCCATCGTGATCCCGCCGGGCGGCACCCAGGCCATCGCGGATACGCTGCGCGACGCCGGGGCGATCGGTGACGAGCGCGGCTTCGCCCTGGCCGCCTGGGCCACGCGGCAGGAGGGGCCGTTGCGAGCCGGGGAATATCTCTTTCCGGCGCATGGCTCGCTGCGCGAGGTGCTGGGGGTGCTGCGCGAGGCGAAGCCGGTGCAGCGCCGCCTGACCATCCCCGAGGGGCTGAACGCCAGCCAGATCGCCGCCCTGATCAACGCCGCCGAGGGGATGACCGGCGATGTCCCACCGCTGGAGGAAGGGGCGGTGCTGCCGGACACCTATGCCTATCAGTGGGGCGACAGCCGGGCCGGGCTGCTGCGCCGGGCGGAACGGGCCATGCGGCAGGCCCTGGCGGAAGCCTGGGAGAAGCGGGCGCCGGACCTGCCCCTGGCCACGCCGCGCGAGGCCCTGATCCTGGCCAGCATCGTCGAGCGGGAGACCGGCAGGGCGGATGAGCGGGCCAGGGTGGCGGGGGTCTTCATCAACCGGCTGCGCCGCGGCATGCCGCTGCAATCCGACCCGACCGTGGCCTATGCGGCGGCGGATGGCGGGGTTCTGGATCGCGGCCTGACCCGTGCGGACCTGGAGCGGGACCACCCGTTCAACACCTACCGGAACCGGGGGCTGACACCGGCGCCGATCGCTTCGCCCGGCCTCGCCTCGATCCAGGCGGTGCTGCATCCGGAGGATACGGACGCGCTGTACTTCGTCGCGGACGGCACGGGGGGTCATGTCTTCGCCCGCAGCCTGGAGGAACACAACCGCAATGTCGCCCGCTGGCGGGCGCTGACGCGGACGCCGCCCGGTTCCCCCGCCGCCGTCCCGGGCACCGCCGACCCCTGA
- a CDS encoding SDR family NAD(P)-dependent oxidoreductase, with protein sequence MGRNDAWNWPSVALTGASSGLGTAFALALAQPGRRLHLAGRDPARLAAVAERCRAAGAVVMEAAFDVRDADAAREWIASAGPLDLAIANAGVSAGPGRDGGEEAGAVARIFAVNLTGALNTALPALERMRAQPPGPGGIRGRVAVVASIAAFVASPGAPAYCASKAALQRWAEATDATARRDGLRVHALCPGFIRTPMTARNDFLMPGLMTPGEAARKALDGIARGRGRIAYPWFLYAGARLAGALPVRWLSAAPAKGRG encoded by the coding sequence ATGGGACGGAACGACGCCTGGAACTGGCCGTCCGTGGCGCTCACCGGCGCCTCCTCGGGCCTGGGCACGGCTTTCGCCCTGGCGCTGGCCCAGCCTGGGCGGAGGCTGCATCTGGCCGGCCGCGACCCCGCGCGCCTCGCCGCCGTGGCGGAGCGCTGCCGCGCCGCGGGGGCCGTGGTGATGGAGGCGGCTTTCGACGTACGCGATGCCGATGCCGCGCGGGAATGGATCGCCTCCGCCGGCCCGCTGGACCTCGCGATCGCCAATGCCGGCGTCTCGGCGGGCCCGGGCAGGGACGGTGGCGAGGAGGCCGGGGCGGTCGCGCGGATCTTCGCGGTCAACCTCACCGGCGCGCTCAACACCGCTTTGCCGGCTCTGGAACGGATGCGGGCCCAGCCGCCCGGCCCCGGTGGTATCCGGGGGCGCGTGGCGGTGGTGGCCTCCATCGCCGCCTTCGTGGCCTCGCCGGGCGCTCCGGCCTATTGCGCCTCCAAGGCGGCCCTGCAGCGATGGGCGGAGGCCACGGACGCCACCGCCCGCCGGGATGGCCTCCGGGTGCATGCGCTCTGCCCGGGCTTCATCCGCACCCCCATGACGGCCCGCAACGACTTCCTCATGCCGGGGCTGATGACGCCCGGGGAGGCGGCCCGGAAGGCCCTGGACGGCATCGCCCGGGGGCGCGGCCGGATCGCCTATCCCTGGTTCCTCTATGCGGGGGCGCGGCTGGCGGGCGCCCTCCCGGTCCGCTGGCTCAGCGCGGCTCCGGCGAAGGGGCGGGGGTAG
- a CDS encoding YicC/YloC family endoribonuclease encodes MSINSMTGFARTDGTLPDGASLAWEVRSVNGRGLDLRLRMPNGFEGLETRLREQAARRFGRGNISATLVVKREDRSLRLIPDPEALERVLRLAQELAARIPGAPPPRPEALLALPGVLRTEAAEQDEAADEAKRALVAKAFEAALDGLWEARRAEGRKLHAILSTLLDEIAALREQAVEEAAKQPGAQKARLMATLSELLEGERRVPEDRLAAEVALLASRSDVREELDRLGAHVEAARALLRETVPIGRRLEFLTQEFGREANTLGAKSASLALTRLSLELKAAVERLREQAANVE; translated from the coding sequence ATGTCCATCAACTCCATGACCGGTTTCGCCCGCACCGACGGCACGCTGCCGGATGGCGCCAGCCTTGCCTGGGAAGTGCGCAGCGTGAACGGGCGCGGACTCGACCTGCGCCTACGCATGCCCAACGGGTTCGAGGGGCTGGAGACCCGGCTGCGGGAACAGGCGGCGCGGCGCTTCGGGCGCGGCAATATCAGCGCCACGCTGGTGGTGAAGCGGGAGGACCGCTCGCTCCGGCTGATCCCGGACCCGGAGGCGCTGGAGCGGGTGCTGCGGCTGGCACAGGAGCTGGCGGCGCGCATCCCCGGCGCCCCGCCGCCCCGGCCGGAGGCGCTGCTGGCCCTGCCCGGCGTGTTGCGGACCGAAGCCGCGGAACAGGACGAGGCCGCCGACGAGGCGAAGCGGGCCCTGGTGGCGAAAGCCTTCGAGGCGGCGCTGGACGGGCTGTGGGAAGCACGCCGCGCCGAGGGGCGGAAGCTCCACGCCATCCTGTCCACCCTGCTCGACGAAATCGCCGCGCTGCGCGAGCAGGCGGTGGAGGAGGCGGCGAAGCAGCCCGGGGCGCAGAAGGCGCGGCTGATGGCGACGCTGTCGGAGCTGCTGGAGGGCGAGCGCCGGGTGCCGGAGGACCGGCTGGCCGCCGAGGTGGCGCTGCTGGCCAGCCGCTCCGATGTCCGGGAGGAGCTGGACCGGCTCGGCGCCCATGTCGAGGCGGCGCGGGCCCTGCTGCGGGAAACCGTGCCGATCGGGCGCCGGCTGGAGTTCCTGACGCAGGAATTCGGTCGCGAGGCGAACACGCTGGGGGCGAAATCGGCCTCGCTGGCGCTGACGCGCCTGTCCCTGGAACTGAAGGCCGCCGTGGAGCGGCTGCGCGAGCAGGCCGCCAATGTCGAGTGA
- the gmk gene encoding guanylate kinase: protein MSSESGVMRGGAGMAVKRLRRGICLVLVAPSGAGKTSVSRALLEQEEALSLSISATTRVPRPGEEEGVHYHFRTPEQFEAMERAGEMLESATVYGRRYGTPRAPVLEALAAGRDVLFDVDWQGHRLIRAALPDDVVGVFLLPPSLPELERRLRGRGQDSDAEIARRMEAALEDASHWRDFDHVLVNDHFADTLAVVRGILAAARTRRERNPWLGDFVAELGGPDPARAG, encoded by the coding sequence ATGTCGAGTGAGTCCGGGGTGATGCGCGGGGGGGCGGGGATGGCGGTGAAACGTTTGCGGCGCGGGATCTGCCTGGTGCTGGTGGCGCCTTCCGGGGCGGGCAAGACCTCCGTCTCCCGCGCCCTGCTGGAGCAGGAGGAGGCGCTGTCCCTTTCCATCAGCGCCACCACCCGGGTGCCGCGCCCTGGCGAGGAGGAAGGGGTGCACTACCACTTCCGCACACCCGAGCAGTTCGAGGCGATGGAGCGGGCCGGCGAGATGCTGGAAAGCGCCACCGTCTATGGCCGCCGCTACGGCACCCCGCGCGCCCCGGTGCTGGAGGCGCTGGCCGCCGGGCGCGACGTGCTGTTCGACGTGGACTGGCAGGGGCACAGGCTGATCCGGGCCGCGCTGCCGGATGACGTGGTCGGCGTCTTCCTGCTGCCGCCGAGCCTGCCGGAGCTGGAACGCCGGCTGCGCGGCCGGGGCCAGGACAGCGATGCGGAGATCGCCCGGCGCATGGAAGCGGCGCTGGAGGATGCGTCGCACTGGCGCGATTTCGACCATGTGCTGGTGAACGACCACTTCGCCGACACGCTGGCCGTGGTGCGCGGCATCCTGGCGGCGGCGCGGACGCGGCGGGAGCGCAATCCCTGGCTCGGCGATTTCGTGGCCGAACTCGGCGGCCCGGATCCTGCTAGGGCCGGTTAG